A section of the Malania oleifera isolate guangnan ecotype guangnan chromosome 2, ASM2987363v1, whole genome shotgun sequence genome encodes:
- the LOC131148048 gene encoding scarecrow-like protein 14, with protein MTPPAKEDSQDETHLLDSISKDIVDILMSDDIEEKLGTFVDPLALRATEKSLYEVLGKQYPPLRTHLTLSSPVKKFSCNYNSTNNFIFESASQMPFSSKGIFDDGMMKPSVTTNPSSSNSDESILMQFRIGVEKGRKYLPVIDFDSHDLVVEKTDRGDSNAEEEEEGRSNEQLAVCGEVDELSNMIHQMFLFPDREKEHSESTANEDSKNNRASGLIGGKDRAKKGRNEAVDLRDLLIKCAEALAATDIRTTNKLLKDIRQHSSYTGDGSHRMAHYFANALEARLAGTGAQICADISKTLPAIDVLKFYRSFVPACPFGRICLNFANQHILDVTEKATKLHIIDFGAVFGFQWTLIVQDLLARVGGTPKLRITSILPPQHGPQKAQRVEETRHGLEKYFEQVNISFEYNVIAKKWDTIQIDDIKINKDEVIAVNCLFKFENHLPDDTVALKSPRNIVLDLIRKTNPKICIHAVTNGSFNVPFFVRRFQEAVYYYSAWFDMADKIFTRENPIRLMFEQGMLGQEVVNTVACEGSERIVRPETYKQWQARNTNVG; from the coding sequence ATGACACCGCCAGCGAAGGAAGATTCACAAGATGAAACTCACTTGCTTGATTCTATTTCCAAGGACATAGTGGATATTCTCATGAGCGATGACATAGAGGAGAAGTTGGGTACTTTTGTCGACCCTTTGGCTCTCAGAGCTACTGAGAAATCATTGTACGAAGTTCTAGGTAAGCAGTATCCTCCCTTACGTACCCACCTCACTCTTAGCAGTCCTGTTAAGAaattttcttgcaattataatagtaccaacaattttatttttgagtccgCTTCTCAAATGCCCTTCAGTTCCAAGGGGATTTTTGATGATGGAATGATGAAGCCTTCTGTAACTACAAATCCTTCAAGTAGCAACAGTGATGAGTCCATTTTAATGCAGTTCAGAATAGGGGTAGAGAAAGGTCGCAAATATCTTCCAGTAATTGATTTTGACAGCCATGATCTAGTGGTAGAGAAGACTGATAGAGGTGATTCAaatgcagaagaagaagaagaaggaaggtcTAATGAGCAATTAGCGGTTTGTGGCGAAGTGGACGAGTTATCAAACATGATTCACCAGATGTTTCTCTTTCCTGACAGAGAAAAAGAGCATTCAGAGAGCACTGCTAATGAAGATTCAAAGAATAACCGAGCTAGTGGATTGATTGGTGGGAAAGATCGAGCCAAAAAAGGAAGAAATGAAGCAGTCGATTTAAGGGATCTGCTTATTAAATGTGCAGAAGCTCTAGCTGCTACTGACATTAGGACTACAAATAAACTTTTAAAGGATATTAGGCAACACTCTTCTTATACCGGTGATGGATCTCACAGGATGGCACATTACTTTGCCAATGCTCTTGAGGCACGCTTGGCGGGTACTGGGGCTCAAATTTGTGCCGACATTTCCAAGACATTACCAGCTATTGACGTGTTGAAATTCTATCGATCTTTTGTCCCTGCCTGTCCATTTGGAAGGATCTGTTTAAATTTTGCAAATCAGCACATTCTGGATGTGACTGAGAAGGCAACAAAACTTCATATTATAGATTTTGGTGCCGTATTTGGATTCCAGTGGACCCTGATTGTGCAAGATCTCTTGGCTAGAGTTGGTGGAACTCCTAAACTTCGCATTACAAGCATCTTACCTCCCCAGCATGGTCCTCAAAAAGCACAAAGAGTTGAGGAAACAAGACatggtttggaaaaatattttgaacagGTTAATATCTCATTTGAGTATAATGTTATAGCAAAAAAATGGGACACTATTCAAATTGATGACATTAAGATCaacaaagatgaggtcattgctGTGAATTGTCTATTCAAATTTGAGAATCATCTACCTGATGACACAGTTGCATTGAAGAGCCCAAGAAATATTGTACTAGACCTAATTCGAAAGACAAATCCCAAAATATGTATCCATGCTGTTACGAATGGATCCTTCAATGTCCCCTTCTTTGTTAGGCGATTCCAAGAGGCGGTATACTACTATTCCGCATGGTTTGATATGGCAGATAAAATATTTACCCGTGAAAATCCAATTAGGTTGATGTTTGAGCAAGGGATGCTTGGGCAAGAGGTTGTGAATACTGTTGCATGTGAGGGTTCTGAGAGGATTGTGAGGCCTGAAACATATAAGCAGTGGCAGGCACGTAACACAAATGTTGGTTAA